The following proteins are encoded in a genomic region of Spirosoma sp. SC4-14:
- a CDS encoding vitamin K epoxide reductase family protein has protein sequence MEQNMGNRGVTRPMMHDPNGQPKGEPNGQMKGMGHQDQEHSMMHMDPKQRLDMLHKHHMQTLWIYWLVVLLGFWVLLAPLTFDYGKNPVMPSGGRSVWLPLAERVQALRWSDIVSGILLIIFGYRSLTPNRPISVWICCFVGIWLSMAPLVLWSPSAAAYLNDTLVGVLVIGFTVLVPGMPNMILYMEMGPDTPPGWSYNPSSWPQRWIMIVAGFMGWVVSRYLAAFQLGYLDHPWDPFFGQSTVNVLNSAMSHSLPVSDAGLGSFAYTFEFLMGWMGSSARWRTMPWMVTFFGILVIPLGLVHIFLVISQPLVVGYWCSFCILAALIMLPMIPLEVDEVIAMVQYMKQATQKGGRFWTVFWKGGGVDEGEMDKRSPELVTFPDQQGAVFQASIWGMSFPWTLTVSMLLGIWLVFSPYVVGVPIQTAAASLNHLCGALVVVVSVISMGEVLRIGRYLNVMLGVAIAGGIWFAGNAPIALSINDLVAGLLIVALAIPRGLITEQYGSWDKYVK, from the coding sequence ATGGAGCAGAACATGGGCAACCGGGGTGTTACGCGTCCGATGATGCATGACCCCAATGGGCAGCCGAAAGGCGAACCTAACGGTCAGATGAAAGGCATGGGGCATCAGGATCAGGAACATAGCATGATGCACATGGACCCCAAGCAACGGCTGGATATGTTGCATAAGCATCATATGCAGACGTTATGGATCTACTGGCTGGTTGTTCTGCTAGGCTTCTGGGTGCTGCTGGCTCCGCTTACGTTCGATTATGGTAAAAACCCCGTGATGCCCAGTGGGGGTCGGTCGGTATGGCTACCCCTGGCCGAGCGTGTGCAGGCACTCCGGTGGAGCGACATTGTCAGTGGTATTCTGCTGATCATTTTCGGCTATCGATCGCTAACACCTAACCGGCCCATCAGTGTCTGGATCTGCTGTTTTGTGGGCATCTGGCTCAGCATGGCTCCGCTCGTTTTGTGGTCGCCGTCGGCAGCGGCTTATCTGAACGATACGTTGGTAGGTGTATTGGTTATTGGCTTTACGGTGCTGGTTCCGGGTATGCCCAACATGATTCTGTATATGGAAATGGGCCCCGACACGCCCCCCGGCTGGAGCTATAACCCATCGAGTTGGCCGCAGCGCTGGATTATGATTGTTGCGGGGTTTATGGGCTGGGTAGTGTCGCGCTACCTGGCTGCCTTTCAACTTGGCTACCTCGATCATCCCTGGGACCCATTCTTTGGGCAAAGCACCGTTAACGTACTCAATTCGGCTATGTCGCATTCGCTACCCGTTTCCGATGCTGGTTTAGGGTCGTTTGCCTATACGTTTGAATTTCTGATGGGCTGGATGGGCAGTTCGGCGCGTTGGCGTACCATGCCCTGGATGGTTACTTTCTTCGGTATTCTGGTTATCCCATTAGGGCTGGTGCATATATTTCTGGTCATTTCTCAGCCATTGGTAGTAGGCTACTGGTGCTCTTTCTGCATTCTGGCAGCTTTGATTATGCTGCCTATGATTCCGCTGGAGGTCGATGAAGTGATTGCTATGGTTCAGTACATGAAGCAAGCCACCCAAAAGGGAGGTCGTTTCTGGACGGTTTTCTGGAAAGGGGGAGGGGTAGACGAAGGCGAAATGGATAAACGATCGCCCGAACTCGTAACCTTTCCAGATCAGCAGGGTGCCGTTTTTCAGGCGTCGATATGGGGCATGAGCTTTCCGTGGACCTTAACGGTATCGATGCTTTTAGGCATCTGGCTTGTTTTCTCTCCTTATGTAGTTGGCGTTCCTATTCAAACAGCAGCGGCCAGTTTAAACCACCTCTGTGGTGCATTGGTTGTGGTGGTATCCGTAATCAGTATGGGCGAAGTGCTGCGGATTGGTCGCTACCTGAATGTAATGCTGGGGGTAGCCATTGCCGGTGGAATCTGGTTTGCCGGTAACGCACCTATTGCCCTGTCCATCAATGATCTGGTAGCTGGCTTGTTGATTGTGGCGCTCGCTATTCCGCGTGGGCTTATTACCGAGCAATACGGTAGTTGGGATAAGTATGTAAAGTGA
- a CDS encoding NAD(P)-dependent oxidoreductase encodes MVNQKKVIIVTGSSGLIGSELIRKLASTYTMVGFDRAGPPYPPKEAVCISADMTDKSSIEAALAQVRGQFGHHIVSVVHLAAYYDFSGEPSPLYEKLTVQGTKHLLEALQPFEVEQFVFSSSMLIYKPTTPGHPLNENAPVEPAWDYPKSKVKTEQLIHDLHGHIPSVILRIAGLYTEMGHSVPVVHQIQRIYERTLTSHFYSGDTDSGNAYVHLDDVVEAIALTIDKRHELGSEAVFNIGEEKSVSYAEIQETTGQVLYGTDWTTIELPKLLAKVGAYAQDLVGDPFIKPWMIDRADDHYELNIDRAKQQLGWQPRHSLSKTLPLIVENLKQTPNQWYKENGLELPAEQER; translated from the coding sequence ATGGTAAATCAGAAAAAGGTAATTATCGTTACCGGAAGCAGTGGGCTGATAGGTAGTGAGTTGATTCGCAAACTGGCGTCTACATACACCATGGTTGGTTTCGATCGGGCGGGGCCGCCCTATCCACCCAAAGAAGCCGTCTGCATTTCGGCCGATATGACCGACAAAAGCAGTATCGAAGCGGCACTGGCGCAGGTGCGCGGGCAGTTCGGACATCATATTGTTTCGGTAGTTCATTTAGCGGCCTACTACGATTTTTCTGGTGAACCAAGTCCACTCTACGAAAAACTCACTGTTCAGGGTACAAAACATCTGCTGGAAGCACTACAGCCGTTTGAAGTGGAGCAATTTGTTTTTTCGAGTAGTATGCTCATCTATAAACCGACCACACCGGGGCACCCGCTCAATGAAAACGCTCCGGTAGAGCCTGCCTGGGATTACCCCAAATCGAAAGTCAAAACGGAACAGCTCATTCATGATTTGCATGGACACATTCCGTCGGTAATTCTGCGAATTGCGGGGCTGTATACCGAAATGGGGCATTCGGTGCCGGTGGTGCATCAGATTCAGCGCATTTATGAGCGAACATTGACGAGTCATTTCTACTCGGGCGATACCGATTCCGGTAATGCCTACGTGCATCTGGACGATGTGGTGGAGGCTATTGCATTAACGATCGACAAGCGCCACGAACTTGGATCGGAAGCGGTGTTTAATATCGGTGAAGAAAAGTCGGTTAGTTATGCTGAGATTCAGGAAACGACCGGGCAGGTTCTGTACGGAACCGACTGGACAACCATTGAACTACCAAAACTGCTGGCCAAAGTCGGTGCGTATGCGCAGGATTTGGTTGGCGATCCATTCATAAAACCCTGGATGATCGACCGCGCCGACGATCATTACGAACTCAACATCGACCGGGCAAAACAGCAGCTAGGCTGGCAACCCAGGCATAGCCTGAGCAAAACTCTGCCCCTTATTGTCGAAAACCTGAAACAAACCCCCAACCAGTGGTATAAAGAAAACGGCCTGGAACTGCCAGCAGAGCAGGAGAGATAG
- a CDS encoding SDR family oxidoreductase, translating to MKTKKVVVVTGASAGLGRAIVREFAKQGANIGLIARGLEGLEGAKREVEACGGRALICPLDVANADAVDKAADEIEATFGPIDVWVNNAMNSVFSPISEMKPEEYKRVTEVTYLGQVYGALAALKRMRPRNRGSIIFVGSALAYRGIPLQSAYCGSKHAIQGFYDSLRAELLHEKSGIHTCMVQLPAMNTTQFGFVRSKLPKKPKPMGTIYEPEVAARAIVYASESDHRELYVGWPTVEAIVGNKIAPSIGDWELARSGYKGQMTNEPEDPTRPDNLWEPLPGDHGAHGPFTSQSWSFSPQFWLSKNKAPITAFALALVAGVLWGK from the coding sequence ATGAAAACCAAAAAAGTTGTTGTTGTTACGGGAGCCTCGGCCGGTCTGGGTCGGGCCATTGTTCGTGAATTTGCGAAGCAAGGAGCTAATATTGGACTGATTGCCCGCGGTCTTGAAGGCCTCGAAGGAGCCAAACGTGAAGTTGAAGCCTGCGGTGGACGTGCCCTTATCTGTCCACTTGATGTAGCCAATGCCGATGCTGTCGACAAGGCCGCCGATGAAATTGAGGCTACATTTGGCCCGATCGATGTATGGGTTAACAACGCCATGAATAGTGTTTTTTCGCCCATTAGCGAGATGAAGCCCGAAGAATATAAGCGCGTAACGGAAGTAACCTACCTGGGGCAGGTATATGGTGCGCTGGCCGCGCTGAAACGGATGCGCCCCCGCAACCGGGGAAGCATTATTTTTGTTGGGTCGGCGCTGGCCTACCGGGGTATTCCGCTGCAATCGGCTTATTGCGGGTCAAAACACGCTATTCAGGGCTTTTATGATTCGCTGCGGGCCGAACTATTGCACGAAAAAAGCGGCATTCATACCTGTATGGTGCAATTGCCTGCCATGAATACAACACAGTTTGGGTTTGTTCGAAGTAAACTACCCAAAAAACCGAAGCCGATGGGTACTATTTATGAGCCTGAAGTAGCGGCACGCGCCATCGTCTATGCCAGCGAAAGTGACCACCGCGAACTCTATGTTGGCTGGCCTACCGTTGAAGCCATTGTGGGCAACAAAATTGCCCCATCGATTGGCGACTGGGAACTAGCCCGAAGCGGCTACAAAGGGCAAATGACCAACGAACCCGAAGACCCAACCCGGCCCGATAATTTATGGGAACCACTCCCTGGCGATCATGGTGCTCATGGGCCCTTCACCAGCCAGTCGTGGTCGTTTAGCCCGCAGTTCTGGCTCTCGAAAAACAAAGCCCCCATCACTGCTTTCGCCCTGGCGCTGGTAGCGGGAGTGTTATGGGGAAAATGA
- a CDS encoding SPW repeat protein yields MLARLINTLIGIWLTASPDILHLDQKAAINEHIAGPVAASVAIIAMSESVRSFRYVNTLVGFWLLMAPWILGYQDSAAVLNEMLAGALLVSLSLVKGKIHQRFGGGWRSLLMHSDK; encoded by the coding sequence ATGCTGGCACGCCTTATCAATACGCTGATCGGTATCTGGCTTACTGCATCACCAGATATACTTCATCTGGATCAGAAAGCCGCGATAAATGAACACATTGCCGGACCAGTGGCAGCCTCGGTAGCTATTATTGCCATGAGCGAATCGGTTCGCAGTTTCCGATATGTAAATACGCTGGTTGGTTTCTGGCTACTGATGGCCCCCTGGATACTGGGCTATCAGGATTCAGCGGCTGTTCTGAACGAAATGCTGGCCGGGGCACTGCTGGTAAGCTTATCGTTGGTGAAGGGCAAGATTCATCAACGGTTCGGCGGTGGCTGGCGTTCGTTGCTAATGCATTCCGACAAGTAG
- a CDS encoding vitamin K epoxide reductase family protein: MTTETYPITSETGIPPGWSYNPSTWGQRIPLLAIALIGMGISLYLGLYQLQVISTVWDPFFGSASSATILHSTFSRILPIPDALLGSIGYLLDAISGIIGNTRRWKTMPWIVILFGIAVGPLGITSLFLVIAQPVFFHAWCSLCLASAVLSIFMIGPAMDEILASLLYLQRVKRSGYSVWKAFWGDTDLSSTIN; the protein is encoded by the coding sequence ATGACAACCGAAACGTATCCTATTACCAGTGAAACCGGCATTCCACCCGGATGGAGCTATAACCCATCGACCTGGGGGCAACGGATTCCGCTTCTGGCCATTGCCCTCATTGGTATGGGGATATCCCTTTATCTGGGTTTATATCAGTTGCAGGTTATTTCTACTGTTTGGGACCCATTTTTTGGGTCTGCTTCCAGTGCTACCATCCTGCACTCAACCTTTTCCCGCATATTACCGATTCCCGATGCGCTTCTGGGCTCCATTGGTTATCTGCTCGATGCCATCAGCGGTATTATTGGCAATACCCGACGCTGGAAAACGATGCCCTGGATTGTTATTCTTTTCGGTATAGCTGTGGGCCCGCTGGGCATCACCAGTTTGTTTCTGGTTATTGCCCAACCAGTTTTCTTTCATGCCTGGTGCAGTCTGTGTCTGGCTTCGGCCGTACTTTCTATATTTATGATTGGTCCAGCTATGGACGAAATTCTGGCCAGCCTGCTTTATCTCCAACGGGTAAAACGCAGCGGCTATTCGGTCTGGAAAGCATTTTGGGGAGACACGGACCTAAGTTCGACCATAAACTGA
- a CDS encoding STAS/SEC14 domain-containing protein, whose product MIQPIDFQSDNIVGLRMTDKITEADIKPWATLLDQKSHATDKLRVYIEYEDVDAITLKAALQDLKFDVTHLGDFEKAALVSDKSWTNLPAFVANMLPNLDAKQFSPSEKEKARQWITS is encoded by the coding sequence ATGATACAGCCTATTGATTTTCAATCAGATAACATCGTCGGCCTGCGCATGACCGACAAAATTACGGAAGCCGACATTAAGCCCTGGGCTACGTTGCTCGATCAGAAAAGCCATGCAACCGACAAGCTCCGTGTTTATATCGAATATGAAGATGTAGACGCTATCACCTTGAAGGCAGCATTACAGGATCTGAAGTTCGATGTTACCCACCTGGGCGATTTTGAAAAGGCGGCTCTTGTTTCCGACAAAAGCTGGACTAATCTGCCGGCTTTTGTGGCCAATATGCTTCCTAATCTGGATGCCAAACAGTTTTCGCCCTCCGAAAAAGAAAAGGCCCGCCAGTGGATCACCAGCTAG
- a CDS encoding thiamine pyrophosphate-requiring protein, with protein MAKLVSDFIIDRLSEWGINRIFGFPGDGINGVMGALDRAEGKIDFIQVRHEEMAAFMACAHSKFTGEVGVCMATSGPGAIHLLNGLYDAKMDHQSVVAIVGQQARTALGGSYQQEVDLISLYKDVAGEYVHMITDPAQARQVIDRAIRIAKAERTVTCVIIPNDVQELDAVESPPRIHGTVFTGVGHAKQHTVPPKSELEKAAQVLNEGKKVAILIGAGAFGAATEVKEIAEKLGAGVAKALLGKAALPDDLPYVTGPIGLLGSEPSWDMMADCDTLLMIGSSFPYSEFLPKEGQARGVQIDIDGRMLSLRYPMEVNLLGDSKETLKELLPLITYKDDRSWRKTIEEGVKDWWKLLEGRAMNKANPINPQRVFWELSPKLPDNCILAADSGTSANWFARDLKIRDGMMASLSGNLATMCPGVPYVIAAKFAYPDRIPIALVGDGAMQMLGINGLVTISKYWKQWSDPRLVILVLNNGDLNQVTWEQRVMAGNPEYTGSQEVPDFPYARYAEMLGLRGVRVDDPEQVAAAWDEVLSADRPALLEAVVDPNVPTLPPHITYDQMFNFSKTLLKGDPKEGGVIKQTFKEVVENYMPHKG; from the coding sequence ATGGCAAAACTGGTAAGCGATTTTATTATTGATCGACTGAGCGAATGGGGTATCAACCGGATCTTCGGATTTCCGGGCGATGGTATCAACGGCGTAATGGGCGCTCTGGATCGGGCCGAAGGAAAAATCGATTTTATTCAGGTTCGGCACGAAGAAATGGCCGCGTTTATGGCCTGTGCCCATTCCAAGTTTACGGGTGAAGTCGGTGTTTGTATGGCCACTTCCGGCCCCGGTGCTATTCATCTGCTGAATGGATTATACGATGCCAAAATGGATCATCAGTCCGTTGTGGCCATTGTGGGGCAACAGGCCCGTACTGCTTTAGGTGGTAGTTATCAACAGGAAGTCGATCTGATTTCACTTTATAAAGACGTTGCTGGCGAGTATGTACACATGATTACTGACCCTGCGCAGGCCCGGCAGGTTATCGACCGCGCCATTCGGATTGCCAAAGCCGAACGCACCGTTACCTGCGTCATCATTCCTAACGATGTGCAGGAACTGGATGCAGTAGAAAGTCCACCGCGGATTCATGGTACGGTCTTTACGGGGGTTGGCCATGCTAAACAACATACGGTTCCGCCGAAAAGTGAACTGGAAAAAGCGGCACAAGTGCTTAACGAAGGCAAAAAAGTAGCCATTCTGATTGGAGCCGGCGCTTTTGGGGCTGCTACGGAAGTGAAAGAAATTGCCGAAAAGCTGGGCGCTGGTGTGGCCAAAGCCTTGCTGGGCAAAGCCGCTCTGCCCGACGATTTGCCCTATGTTACGGGGCCGATTGGCCTGCTGGGTTCTGAGCCAAGCTGGGATATGATGGCCGATTGCGACACGTTGCTCATGATTGGCAGTAGCTTCCCGTATTCCGAATTTTTGCCCAAAGAAGGACAGGCACGTGGGGTGCAGATCGATATCGACGGGCGAATGCTAAGCCTACGCTATCCGATGGAAGTAAACCTGCTTGGCGACAGTAAAGAAACCCTGAAAGAACTGCTGCCATTGATTACGTATAAGGATGATCGTTCGTGGCGAAAAACCATTGAAGAGGGTGTTAAAGACTGGTGGAAACTGCTGGAAGGCCGTGCCATGAACAAAGCCAATCCCATTAATCCGCAGCGGGTATTCTGGGAGCTTTCGCCTAAACTCCCCGACAACTGCATTCTGGCAGCCGATTCAGGAACATCGGCCAACTGGTTTGCCCGCGATCTGAAAATTCGGGATGGTATGATGGCGTCGTTGTCGGGCAATCTGGCTACCATGTGCCCCGGTGTTCCGTATGTTATTGCCGCTAAATTTGCCTACCCCGACCGCATTCCAATTGCGCTGGTGGGCGATGGGGCCATGCAAATGCTGGGTATCAACGGGTTGGTTACCATCAGTAAATACTGGAAACAGTGGAGCGACCCCCGATTGGTTATTCTGGTGCTCAACAATGGCGACCTGAATCAGGTGACCTGGGAGCAGCGGGTAATGGCGGGTAATCCAGAATATACCGGCTCGCAGGAAGTACCCGATTTCCCCTATGCGCGATATGCCGAAATGCTGGGCCTTAGAGGAGTGAGAGTCGATGATCCCGAACAGGTGGCTGCTGCCTGGGACGAGGTACTGTCGGCCGACAGGCCGGCTTTGCTGGAAGCTGTTGTCGACCCCAACGTGCCAACGCTGCCTCCGCACATCACCTACGATCAGATGTTTAATTTCTCAAAAACACTGCTCAAGGGCGACCCGAAAGAAGGGGGCGTTATTAAGCAAACCTTCAAGGAAGTAGTCGAAAATTATATGCCCCATAAAGGCTGA
- a CDS encoding enolase C-terminal domain-like protein, with translation MLMHSDRIRHLSVSVYRIPTDAPESDGTLQWDSTTMVLVEIEAGDQRGIGYTYADASVGQFIQQKLTPIVVEQHPFDIPALWKAMASAIRNEGSCGMAYMALSAVDTALWDLKAKLLNVPLVQLLGSVRNKAMVYGSGGFTSYSHEQLQHQLGNWASEGFSMVKMKIGRNPDADLERVRLAKETIGTNVSLMVDANGGYEVKQALEKAENFRQYGINWFEEPVSSDNLSGLEFIRNHAPASIRIAAGEYGYSLDYFAHMLHHKAVDVLQADATRCGGITGFLKAGYLTEGYQLPFSFHCAPALHLHPSLALNAFWVGEYFHDHVRIENLFFDGVPKPVHGYLSPDLSRPGLGLELKRADAEPYKLE, from the coding sequence ATGCTAATGCACTCCGACCGGATCAGGCATCTGTCGGTATCTGTTTATCGGATACCAACAGATGCGCCGGAATCGGACGGGACGCTACAATGGGACAGTACCACAATGGTGCTGGTCGAAATTGAGGCTGGCGATCAGCGGGGAATCGGCTATACCTATGCCGATGCATCGGTTGGGCAATTTATTCAGCAGAAACTGACTCCCATTGTCGTCGAACAGCATCCGTTCGATATTCCGGCCCTCTGGAAAGCAATGGCCAGTGCCATTCGCAATGAGGGGAGTTGTGGTATGGCCTATATGGCGCTTTCTGCGGTCGACACGGCACTTTGGGATCTGAAAGCCAAACTCTTGAATGTGCCGTTGGTACAACTGCTGGGCAGCGTGCGAAACAAGGCGATGGTGTATGGCAGTGGTGGCTTTACGTCCTATTCGCATGAGCAGCTACAGCACCAGCTTGGCAACTGGGCCAGCGAAGGGTTTAGCATGGTTAAGATGAAAATAGGCCGAAACCCTGATGCCGATCTCGAACGGGTACGCCTGGCAAAAGAAACCATTGGCACAAATGTAAGCCTGATGGTTGATGCCAACGGTGGCTATGAGGTTAAACAGGCGCTCGAAAAAGCGGAAAACTTCAGGCAGTATGGCATAAACTGGTTTGAAGAGCCCGTATCGTCCGACAATCTGAGTGGATTGGAGTTTATCCGAAACCACGCTCCTGCATCGATACGAATTGCGGCTGGCGAATACGGTTATTCGCTGGACTATTTTGCGCATATGCTTCATCATAAAGCCGTCGATGTATTGCAGGCCGACGCTACCCGGTGTGGTGGTATTACGGGTTTTCTGAAAGCGGGCTACCTGACCGAAGGCTATCAGTTGCCTTTTTCATTTCATTGTGCACCCGCTCTGCATCTGCATCCGTCGCTGGCGCTGAATGCCTTCTGGGTTGGTGAATATTTTCATGACCACGTCCGTATCGAAAACCTGTTTTTCGATGGCGTTCCGAAACCCGTTCATGGCTATCTATCGCCCGATCTGAGCCGACCCGGTTTGGGCCTTGAACTGAAACGGGCTGATGCTGAACCGTATAAACTAGAATGA